A genomic window from Gossypium hirsutum isolate 1008001.06 chromosome D10, Gossypium_hirsutum_v2.1, whole genome shotgun sequence includes:
- the LOC107914389 gene encoding transcription factor SCREAM2: MGVSFLSCETEKSLLLSLPPSSIFSSQANKHSSISFLIPSLGYQVEIRLREGRAVNIHMFCARRVGFLLSTMRALDNLGFDIQQAVISCFNGFALDIFRAEQCREGQDVLPEQIKAVLLDSAGFRGIM; the protein is encoded by the exons ATGGGCGTTTCCTTCCTTAGCTGTGAAACTGAAAAGTCTCTCTTGCTTTCTCTCCCTCCCTCGAGTATCTTCTCTTCGCAGGCAAACAAACATagctcaatttcttttcttattcCGAGTCTTGGTTATCAG GTGGAGATAAGATTAAGGGAAGGAAGGGCTGTCAACATTCACATGTTTTGTGCTCGCAGGGTAGGTTTCTTGCTCTCCACCATGAGAGCTCTAGACAACCTTGGATTTGACATACAACAAGCTGTAATCAGCTGTTTTAATGGGTTTGCACTGGATATTTTTCGAGCTGAG CAATGCAGGGAAGGCCAGGATGTATTGCCTGAGCAAATCAAAGCAGTACTTTTGGATTCAGCAGGGTTCCGTGGGATAATGTGA
- the LOC121222272 gene encoding rho GTPase-activating protein gacK, whose product MDSGNSASLQSSSGGSEEYDSRVESISAFLNHNPFSNIGHGALGNQPQPPSPPQLLQQHQNHSSSPMFDPLSFLDHPLSRSLQLTTTTNPGSVLNLDVIWSKNQRSETNCTDLSGLMASSPAPTTQQLFTNQQTQSRATFPLLQVPQGPESSKQSSVSATNGQPNNKAMVRNPKKRSRASRRAPTTVLTTDTTNFRAMVQEFTGIPAPPFTSSPFPRTRLDLFGPPSTLRSTHLDPSPPHYLLRPFAQKLNPPSFSSSSMADALVSSPIPSTNNNSNNTSCSSTSINYQLPSELSHLKQPQNLLNINMQNPILNFQSLLETPPKYPLSNSNLLGTNPQDIPPNETCLKMGALDEFGLNQGHANANANLNGLQNMVSQQQHDQSLLRSINGCYNNNNNQRVSKGKVSNLSSSSSEFHADKGPANAASRSEGMVESWICSSD is encoded by the coding sequence ATGGACTCGGGTAATAGTGCTAGCTTACAATCTTCTAGTGGGGGCAGTGAAGAGTATGATTCACGCGTTGAGTCAATCTCAGCTTTTTTGAACCATAACCCATTCAGTAATATCGGCCATGGTGCTTTGGGTAACCAACCACAGCCGCCGTCGCCGCCGCAGCTGCTACAGCAACACCAGAACCATTCTTCATCGCCTATGTTTGACCCTTTGTCATTTTTGGATCATCCTCTATCAAGATCCCTGCAACTTACGACGACAACAAATCCAGGGTCGGTCCTCAATCTTGATGTGATTTGGTCAAAAAATCAAAGATCTGAGACCAACTGCACTGATCTTAGTGGGTTGATGGCTTCCTCACCGGCACCAACGACTCAACAGTTGTTCACCAACCAACAAACACAAAGTAGAGCCACTTTTCCATTGTTGCAGGTCCCTCAAGGACCAGAAAGTTCGAAGCAAAGCTCGGTTTCAGCCACAAATGGCCAACCCAACAACAAAGCTATGGTGCGTAACCCAAAGAAGAGATCCAGAGCTTCTAGGCGTGCACCAACAACTGTTCTGACCACTGATACTACCAATTTCCGGGCCATGGTTCAGGAGTTCACTGGGATCCCCGCACCACCCTTCACCTCCTCACCTTTCCCAAGAACCAGGCTCGATCTATTTGGTCCACCTTCTACTTTGAGATCAACCCATTTAGACCCTTCACCTCCTCATTATCTTTTAAGACCATTTGCTCAAAAACTCAACCCTCCATCATTTTCAAGCTCTTCCATGGCTGACGCTCTAGTTTCTAGTCCTATTCCTAGTACTAACAACAATAGCAACAACACTAGTTGTAGTTCAACTTCCATTAACTACCAACTACCATCCGAGTTAAGCCATTTAAAGCAGCCTCAAAATCTACTCAACATCAACATGCAAAACCCAATTCTTAACTTCCAATCTCTCCTTGAAACCCCTCCAAAATACCCACTTTCCAATTCAAACCTTCTGGGAACAAATCCACAAGATATTCCACCAAATGAGACTTGTCTCAAAATGGGTGCTCTGGACGAGTTTGGTTTGAACCAGGGCCATGCCAATGCCAACGCCAACCTCAACGGGCTTCAAAACATGGTATCACAACAACAACATGATCAAAGTCTCCTAAGGTCCATCAATGGCTGCTACAACAATAACAACAACCAGAGAGTCTCCAAAGGGAAAGTGAGCAACTTGTCGTCGTCTTCGTCGGAATTTCATGCGGATAAAGGGCCGGCAAATGCGGCTTCAAGAAGTGAAGGTATGGTGGAATCATGGATATGTTCTTCAGATTAG